One Prionailurus bengalensis isolate Pbe53 chromosome D3, Fcat_Pben_1.1_paternal_pri, whole genome shotgun sequence genomic region harbors:
- the TMEM211 gene encoding transmembrane protein 211: MAGSVWASLGLSLACISALSLSSPVWFQTPTFSFGVLTYCSWPQGNGWNQSCGTFRSLDDIPDFAWKVSAAILLGGWLLSAFSAVLLLSWALAPKGLCLRRGSGPMPGVQAAAATATIVGLLVFPISLDSPFAKEACGTSSMYYSGQCQLGWGYVTAIFSAVLASFLPMIGWPRMTQVQGRTILFSSDTEKSILMPEMNK; encoded by the exons ATGGCGGGCAGTGTGTGGGCATCCCTGGGACTCTCCCTTGCCTGCATCTCAGCCCTCAGCCTCAGCTCTCCCGTCTGGTTCCAGACCCCCACCTTCTCCTTTGGCGTCCTCACCTACTGCTCCTGGCCTCAGGGTAACGGCTGGAACCAGAGCTGTGGAACCTTCAGGTCCCTGGATGACATTCCTGACTTTGCCTGGAAG GTCTCAGCTGCAATTCTCCTTGGAGGATGGCTCTTGTCGGCCTTCAGTGCAGTTCTCCTCCTGTCCTGGGCCCTGGCCCCCAAAGGGCTGTGTCTCAGAAGGGGCAGTGGCCCAATGCCAGGGGTGCAGGCAGCTGCAG CCACTGCCACCATTGTGGGCCTGCTGGTTTTCCCCATCAGCCTGGACTCCCCATTTGCCAAGGAAGCCTGTGGAACCTCCTCCATGTACTACAGTGGCCAGTGCCAGCTAGGCTGGGGCTATGTGACTGCTATCTTCAGCGCAGTCCTGGCTAGCTTTCTGCCTATGATTGGGTGGCCCCGCATGACTCAGGTCCAGGGGAGGACCATCCTCTTCTCCAGTGACACTGAGAAAAGCATCCTCATgccagaaatgaacaaataa